The Desulfovibrio subterraneus genome has a segment encoding these proteins:
- the ilvD gene encoding dihydroxy-acid dehydratase — protein sequence MRSKKMTHGLEKAPHRSLLYALGLTREEIARPLVGVVNAANEIVPGHIHLDTIAEAVKAGVRHAGGTPIEFPAIGVCDGLAMNHEGMRFSLPSREIIADSIEIMATAHPFDALVFIPNCDKSVPGMLMAMLRMNVPSVMISGGPMLAGEKSGVRSDLITVFEGVGRVKQGNMTEAELEDLSEGACPGCGSCAGMFTANSMNCLSETIGLALPGNGTTPATTAARIRLAKKAGMKVMELLERDIKPRDIVTEKAVANAMAVDMALGCSTNTVLHLPAVFREAGLDIDLDMFNEVSRRTPNLCKLSPAGDQHIQDLHRAGGIPAVMAELRKKDRINLDVMTVTGKTVGENLSDLKAANLDPTVIKPIEAPYSQEGGIAILRGSLAPDGAVVKQSAVAPEMMVRTATARVFESEESAFEAIMGQKINKGDAIIIRYEGPKGGPGMREMLSPTAAIAGIGLGADVALITDGRFSGGTRGAAIGHVSPEAADGGPIAFVQEGDQIEINIPERKLNLLVDEATLAERKKNWKPVQKEITSPLLRRYSRMVSSAASGAVFK from the coding sequence ATGCGTAGCAAGAAGATGACCCACGGGCTTGAGAAAGCGCCCCATCGTTCATTGCTCTATGCCCTCGGGCTTACCCGCGAAGAGATTGCCCGCCCCCTCGTGGGCGTGGTGAACGCCGCCAACGAGATTGTTCCCGGCCATATTCACCTGGACACCATTGCAGAAGCCGTGAAAGCCGGTGTGCGCCATGCCGGCGGCACACCCATTGAATTTCCTGCCATCGGTGTCTGCGACGGACTGGCCATGAACCACGAGGGCATGCGTTTTTCGCTGCCCAGCCGTGAAATCATTGCCGATTCCATTGAGATCATGGCCACCGCGCACCCCTTTGATGCGCTGGTGTTCATTCCCAACTGCGACAAGTCCGTTCCCGGCATGCTCATGGCCATGCTGCGCATGAACGTGCCTTCCGTCATGATCAGCGGCGGGCCCATGCTTGCGGGCGAAAAGTCCGGCGTGCGCTCCGACCTCATCACCGTGTTCGAGGGTGTGGGCCGCGTGAAGCAGGGCAACATGACCGAAGCCGAGCTGGAAGACCTTTCCGAAGGCGCCTGCCCCGGCTGCGGCTCCTGCGCGGGCATGTTCACGGCAAACTCCATGAACTGTCTTTCCGAGACCATCGGCCTTGCGCTGCCCGGCAACGGCACCACGCCTGCAACCACGGCTGCGCGTATCCGCCTTGCCAAGAAGGCAGGCATGAAGGTCATGGAACTGCTGGAACGCGACATCAAGCCCCGCGACATCGTCACCGAAAAGGCCGTGGCCAACGCCATGGCTGTTGATATGGCGCTGGGCTGCTCCACCAACACGGTGCTGCACCTGCCTGCCGTGTTCCGCGAAGCCGGTCTTGATATCGATCTCGACATGTTCAACGAGGTTTCCCGCCGCACGCCCAACCTGTGCAAGCTTTCCCCCGCTGGCGATCAGCACATTCAGGACCTGCACCGTGCTGGCGGCATTCCTGCCGTTATGGCCGAGCTGCGCAAGAAGGACCGCATCAACCTTGATGTCATGACCGTCACCGGCAAGACCGTGGGCGAGAACCTTTCGGATCTCAAGGCCGCGAACCTTGACCCCACCGTTATCAAGCCTATCGAGGCTCCCTATTCGCAGGAAGGCGGCATAGCCATTCTGCGCGGCAGCCTTGCCCCTGACGGCGCCGTGGTAAAGCAGTCTGCCGTGGCACCCGAAATGATGGTGCGCACCGCAACCGCCCGCGTGTTCGAGTCGGAGGAATCCGCGTTTGAAGCCATCATGGGCCAGAAGATCAACAAGGGCGATGCCATCATCATCCGCTACGAAGGCCCCAAGGGCGGCCCCGGCATGCGTGAGATGCTCTCGCCCACGGCGGCCATTGCCGGCATCGGCCTTGGTGCGGACGTGGCGCTCATCACGGACGGCCGCTTCTCCGGCGGCACCCGCGGCGCGGCCATCGGTCACGTTTCTCCGGAAGCGGCAGACGGCGGCCCCATCGCGTTTGTGCAGGAAGGCGACCAGATCGAAATCAACATCCCTGAGCGCAAGCTGAATCTCCTTGTAGATGAAGCGACCCTTGCCGAACGCAAGAAGAACTGGAAGCCCGTGCAGAAGGAGATTACCTCCCCCCTGCTGCGGCGCTACAGCCGCATGGTCAGCAGCGCTGCCAGCGGTGCCGTGTTCAAGTAG
- a CDS encoding cell division protein FtsX gives MFGVFCKLFARGIRDFGLHPWAQLLTLAAVTLVTFLSGFFLLCFTNLNQELNITRGEVVYQVFWKADTGMDLVKSRWDEMRHLPWLTEMKTFTPDEALDALLKESQTDGGKSISAHAGWLKERNPLPPTAMLHFSPHEADLDAWNKATHGYLEKLPGVETVRANPLKDDLTKAWKAFANSVMWPVIGFLAFLLALVVGNTIKLSLVHRSDEIDILQLVGARNWFIRLPLLVTGTLQGIMGGTLAVGLLWLAWYHLKDVLNFSPLFMELHFLPFEQSVLLVALPALMGFVSSWIAVRN, from the coding sequence ATGTTCGGAGTGTTCTGCAAACTCTTTGCCCGGGGCATTCGGGATTTCGGCCTGCACCCGTGGGCGCAGTTGCTCACGCTGGCAGCCGTGACGCTGGTGACCTTTCTTTCCGGCTTTTTTCTGCTGTGCTTTACCAACCTGAATCAGGAACTGAACATCACCCGCGGCGAGGTGGTGTATCAGGTCTTCTGGAAGGCTGACACGGGCATGGATCTTGTCAAATCCCGCTGGGATGAGATGCGCCACCTTCCCTGGCTGACTGAGATGAAGACCTTTACGCCGGATGAAGCGCTGGATGCCCTGCTCAAGGAATCGCAGACCGATGGAGGCAAATCCATCTCTGCCCATGCAGGCTGGCTGAAGGAACGCAACCCCCTGCCGCCCACCGCCATGCTGCACTTCTCGCCGCACGAAGCCGACCTTGACGCATGGAACAAGGCCACGCACGGCTATCTTGAAAAGCTGCCCGGCGTGGAAACCGTGCGCGCCAACCCGCTCAAGGACGATCTCACCAAGGCATGGAAGGCCTTTGCAAACTCGGTCATGTGGCCTGTAATCGGCTTTCTGGCTTTTCTGCTGGCACTGGTGGTGGGCAACACCATCAAGCTTTCGCTGGTGCACCGCAGTGACGAAATAGATATTCTGCAGCTTGTGGGAGCGCGCAACTGGTTCATCCGCCTGCCGCTGCTCGTTACCGGCACCTTGCAGGGCATCATGGGCGGCACGCTTGCCGTGGGTCTGCTTTGGCTTGCATGGTACCACCTGAAAGATGTACTCAATTTTTCTCCGCTGTTCATGGAGCTGCACTTCCTGCCCTTTGAACAGAGTGTTTTGTTGGTGGCTCTACCGGCCCTTATGGGCTTTGTAAGCAGCTGGATCGCTGTAAGAAACTAG
- a CDS encoding MerR family transcriptional regulator, giving the protein MSEKTLTHRDLGRMLGVSETTIKSYRRKFPDCIPVANDGKPIRFTHEAGKVCLRIRELFSRGMSVPEVRTRLEKEFSWIEPMPEMPQEQELEVAPAVIPAGPVEVELPDDYTQALSNLAKSMVNLTMKQDAIARRMESIDARLQKLDLQGAADAGMAPAMEAWMERATALLERLEGLAGPAVASAGVSSAPLSESAGGYADAAEQTDEEAAHAAPAKEQAVSGKVIRIRNAYGDVNEYTVETSAIPARPTEEAPADAEQPEYAEPHYADQDAEGGFIFDSDEAPEEAPEEAPIMQEPHRALLTMPLVIQSPDGEFLGVAGRTRGRFSINDLKAMLMSHFEGSERFSVQWQYTDNGWLMLLEQKDLSDPYSLAVLVDETTTPRGNNVALIEHLTINGKDENPVEMYNFINRIYES; this is encoded by the coding sequence GCGAAAAAACGCTTACCCACAGAGACCTCGGCCGCATGCTCGGTGTTTCGGAAACGACCATCAAGAGCTACCGCCGCAAATTTCCCGACTGCATCCCTGTAGCCAACGACGGCAAGCCCATCCGCTTCACCCACGAAGCCGGAAAGGTCTGTCTGCGCATACGCGAGCTGTTCAGCAGGGGCATGTCTGTTCCTGAGGTCCGTACCCGGCTTGAAAAGGAATTTTCATGGATAGAGCCCATGCCGGAAATGCCGCAGGAGCAGGAGCTGGAAGTAGCTCCCGCCGTGATTCCTGCCGGACCGGTGGAAGTGGAGCTGCCAGATGATTACACGCAGGCGCTGAGCAACCTTGCCAAGAGTATGGTGAACCTGACCATGAAGCAGGACGCCATTGCCCGCCGCATGGAATCCATTGATGCCCGCCTGCAGAAGCTGGACCTGCAGGGCGCTGCCGACGCTGGCATGGCTCCGGCAATGGAGGCATGGATGGAACGGGCAACCGCCCTGCTTGAGCGCCTTGAAGGGCTTGCAGGACCTGCCGTTGCATCTGCCGGTGTTTCGTCCGCTCCCCTTTCAGAATCTGCCGGCGGTTATGCTGATGCGGCAGAGCAGACGGACGAAGAAGCCGCTCACGCTGCCCCTGCCAAGGAACAGGCTGTGTCCGGTAAGGTTATCCGCATCCGTAACGCCTATGGCGATGTGAACGAATATACCGTGGAAACCTCTGCTATTCCTGCACGCCCGACTGAAGAAGCACCCGCCGATGCGGAACAGCCGGAATATGCAGAACCACATTATGCCGATCAGGACGCCGAGGGCGGCTTCATCTTCGATTCTGATGAAGCGCCAGAAGAAGCACCGGAAGAAGCGCCAATCATGCAGGAGCCGCACCGTGCCCTGCTGACCATGCCGCTGGTTATCCAGTCGCCGGATGGCGAGTTTCTCGGTGTGGCAGGCAGAACCCGCGGGCGGTTCAGCATCAACGACCTCAAGGCCATGCTCATGAGCCACTTCGAGGGCAGCGAGCGGTTCAGCGTGCAGTGGCAGTATACGGATAACGGCTGGCTCATGCTGCTGGAGCAGAAAGACCTGTCTGATCCGTATTCCCTTGCTGTGCTGGTGGATGAAACCACCACCCCGCGCGGGAATAATGTGGCGCTTATCGAACACTTGACGATTAACGGCAAAGATGAAAATCCTGTAGAAATGTATAATTTCATCAACAGGATATACGAGTCGTAA
- the ftsE gene encoding cell division ATP-binding protein FtsE — MLKVQHLSHNFGTHWALKNCSFQLEKGDFLFLSGPSGAGKTTLLRLLYASLPVQRGLVEVAGFDLKKLRSGQVPLLRRQVSVVFQDFKILPHRTVYDNVAIALEVRCLPPQHIDRRVRAVVRGLGLENRIGLLCGELSGGEQQRVAVARSIVVNPQILLADEPTGNLDPELSRRMMDIFKQFHTYGTTVVLATHSPELIAQHPKAKLLRLDDGKITAANWPGAVIENCADDDETCAAGRPSGLRIHA; from the coding sequence ATGCTCAAGGTACAGCACCTCTCGCACAATTTCGGCACGCACTGGGCGCTCAAAAACTGTTCCTTCCAATTGGAAAAGGGCGATTTTCTATTCCTTTCCGGCCCGTCCGGTGCCGGCAAGACAACCCTGCTCAGGCTGCTCTATGCCTCGCTGCCCGTCCAACGCGGCCTGGTGGAAGTGGCAGGCTTTGACCTGAAGAAGCTGCGTTCCGGCCAGGTGCCGCTGCTCAGGCGGCAGGTGAGCGTGGTCTTTCAGGATTTCAAGATTCTGCCGCACCGCACGGTCTACGATAACGTGGCCATTGCGCTCGAGGTGCGTTGCCTGCCCCCCCAGCATATAGACCGCCGTGTGCGCGCCGTGGTGCGCGGGCTCGGGCTGGAAAATCGCATTGGGCTTCTGTGCGGCGAGCTTTCCGGCGGCGAGCAGCAGCGCGTTGCCGTTGCGCGCTCCATTGTGGTGAACCCGCAGATTCTGCTGGCGGACGAACCCACAGGCAACCTTGATCCCGAACTTTCACGCCGCATGATGGATATTTTCAAGCAGTTCCACACCTATGGAACCACCGTGGTGCTCGCAACCCACAGCCCCGAGCTGATTGCCCAGCACCCCAAGGCCAAGCTGCTGCGGCTGGACGACGGCAAAATCACTGCGGCCAACTGGCCCGGCGCGGTTATAGAAAACTGCGCAGACGATGATGAAACCTGCGCCGCAGGCCGTCCGAGCGGCCTGCGCATTCACGCATAG
- a CDS encoding RHS repeat domain-containing protein, with product MNQTRHIRHIREHGRSALPTNSAPRSAADSQTRPMSTEEYLRTEVFGDQNRMQQKRMANLAQLERRAEDTPISMEEYVRHIVYAQDLPDAAACAPVAQHAIPVVMPRPMPAVAARAAVPYATPDTGHTASGTALQAVAVPNNRNSASVPRYAGATATGLGSCCVVLPGIRHGGSAVGSATQPAVLSGMQPDTQPDTQPPRLNVRLQRNAQGRIIRKLEGAGDSMREYCFAYDAQGHLTHAWLNGSLVEQYAYNEAGQRVADETVWRGPRSLAYDRAGRLVQAGNVRCEYTPEGSLCSRIRTTRHGEEITSFAYGADTRLDSVVLPDGTQITYYYGSALGPAEKHVNGVLAESYIWKDALRLGAWIDHASGTRCLFHYEAGHSPAAVTMEHPQGAATYRLGFDQIGSLKLVVLPDANGGKLIKEMAYDSFGTMLNDSNPELFLPVGFASGLVDRHTGLIRFGYRDYSPELGRFTALDPARDTRGDGDLWDYCVDDPINCVDPWGLFRFGVRSLDGFTSVSRPGFTSPMPDSGVAHGWIDGMNNPGEYNLQLHHEQGFYEDEKGGDIGHGKEGPMVNESNRKNEYRLDPKSYDDNIMRQSQKITIPGQYNIISNNCQDYADRLRDNYEILKESPEIRRQIEKEKRSNE from the coding sequence ATGAACCAGACCCGCCACATCCGCCACATCCGTGAACACGGAAGATCGGCACTTCCCACGAACTCGGCACCTCGTAGTGCCGCAGACAGCCAGACGCGTCCCATGTCCACTGAGGAATACCTCCGCACTGAAGTCTTCGGCGACCAGAACCGCATGCAGCAAAAGCGGATGGCGAACCTTGCGCAGTTGGAACGCCGCGCAGAGGATACGCCTATCTCCATGGAAGAATACGTGCGGCACATTGTCTATGCCCAAGACCTGCCGGATGCCGCAGCATGCGCGCCTGTTGCGCAGCATGCCATACCTGTCGTGATGCCTCGTCCCATGCCTGCAGTTGCAGCCCGCGCGGCCGTTCCGTATGCCACGCCCGACACAGGGCACACCGCTTCCGGCACGGCATTGCAAGCCGTTGCGGTGCCGAATAACCGCAACAGCGCATCGGTTCCCCGCTATGCCGGAGCAACTGCAACCGGCCTTGGTTCGTGCTGTGTGGTGCTTCCGGGCATTCGGCATGGAGGCAGTGCGGTCGGTAGCGCAACGCAGCCTGCTGTGTTGTCTGGCATGCAGCCCGATACGCAGCCTGATACGCAGCCTCCCCGGCTGAATGTCAGGCTGCAACGCAACGCCCAAGGCCGCATCATTCGCAAGCTGGAAGGCGCTGGCGATTCCATGCGGGAATACTGCTTCGCCTATGACGCACAGGGGCATCTGACGCATGCATGGCTGAACGGCAGCCTTGTCGAGCAGTATGCGTATAACGAGGCTGGCCAGCGTGTGGCAGATGAAACGGTATGGCGCGGCCCCCGCAGCCTTGCCTACGACAGAGCAGGCCGCTTGGTGCAGGCTGGCAACGTGCGCTGCGAGTACACGCCGGAAGGTTCCCTCTGCAGCCGGATTCGCACAACCCGGCATGGGGAAGAGATCACCTCCTTTGCCTATGGCGCAGACACCCGACTGGACAGCGTTGTCCTGCCTGACGGTACGCAGATTACCTATTACTACGGCTCTGCACTCGGTCCGGCGGAAAAGCACGTAAACGGCGTGCTGGCAGAGTCCTACATCTGGAAGGATGCGTTGCGTCTCGGCGCATGGATAGACCACGCCAGCGGCACCCGCTGCCTGTTCCACTACGAAGCTGGGCACAGCCCCGCAGCTGTTACCATGGAGCATCCGCAGGGGGCCGCAACCTATCGTCTCGGCTTCGACCAGATAGGCTCGCTCAAGCTGGTGGTGCTGCCGGACGCCAATGGCGGCAAGTTGATAAAGGAAATGGCATATGATAGCTTCGGGACTATGCTGAACGACTCCAATCCCGAGCTATTCCTGCCTGTTGGCTTTGCCTCCGGCCTTGTGGACCGCCACACGGGACTCATCCGCTTCGGCTACCGCGACTATTCCCCCGAACTGGGCCGCTTTACCGCCCTTGACCCCGCCCGCGACACACGCGGCGATGGTGATCTGTGGGATTACTGTGTGGATGATCCCATAAATTGCGTCGACCCGTGGGGGCTTTTCCGGTTTGGAGTCCGTTCTCTGGATGGATTTACATCAGTCTCCCGCCCCGGTTTCACCTCCCCCATGCCTGACAGTGGTGTTGCACACGGGTGGATAGACGGGATGAATAATCCCGGCGAGTACAACCTGCAGCTGCATCATGAGCAGGGGTTTTATGAGGATGAAAAGGGAGGGGATATTGGTCATGGAAAGGAGGGGCCAATGGTGAATGAATCCAATAGGAAAAATGAATATAGGTTGGATCCCAAATCATACGATGACAACATAATGCGGCAAAGCCAAAAAATTACTATTCCTGGCCAGTATAACATTATTTCGAATAACTGCCAGGACTATGCAGATAGGCTCAGAGATAATTATGAAATATTGAAAGAGAGTCCTGAGATTAGAAGGCAGATAGAAAAAGAAAAACGTAGCAATGAATAG
- a CDS encoding NAD(P)H-dependent oxidoreductase: protein MKATVILAHPYAKSFNHAIYGTICATLKELGVPTYAHDLYAERFDPVLTVDELGKKPTQDALVRQYTRELVESDVLFFVHPNWWGQPPAMLKGYVDRVFRPPYTYDFPPEDSGGGLPIGKLAGKTGVVFNTSNTEETREKEYFGDPLENIWIQCVFGFCGIEKSHRRMFSIIADSTSEDRAAWLAEVAETTRKMVGR, encoded by the coding sequence ATGAAGGCAACCGTCATTCTGGCGCATCCCTACGCAAAGAGCTTTAATCATGCGATATACGGGACCATATGCGCCACGCTCAAAGAGCTGGGCGTTCCCACGTATGCGCACGATCTGTACGCAGAGCGGTTTGATCCCGTGCTCACGGTAGATGAGCTCGGCAAAAAGCCCACGCAGGATGCGCTTGTACGCCAATATACCCGCGAGCTGGTGGAATCGGACGTGCTGTTCTTTGTGCATCCCAACTGGTGGGGGCAGCCGCCAGCCATGCTCAAAGGCTATGTGGACAGGGTGTTCCGACCTCCCTACACCTACGATTTTCCCCCCGAGGACAGCGGTGGCGGGTTGCCTATAGGCAAGCTGGCAGGCAAGACCGGCGTGGTGTTCAACACCTCCAACACCGAAGAGACCCGCGAGAAGGAATACTTCGGCGATCCGCTTGAGAACATATGGATTCAGTGCGTGTTCGGCTTCTGCGGCATTGAAAAGAGCCACCGTCGCATGTTCTCCATCATCGCGGACAGCACCTCCGAAGATCGCGCCGCATGGCTTGCGGAAGTGGCGGAAACCACACGCAAGATGGTCGGACGCTAG